A region of Struthio camelus isolate bStrCam1 chromosome 30, bStrCam1.hap1, whole genome shotgun sequence DNA encodes the following proteins:
- the LOC138062882 gene encoding claw keratin-like — protein MSCSSMCPSPCGVAAPAPLADSCNEPCVRQCPDSTVVIQPPPSVLTLPGPILSSFPQYSIVSSVGAPGVGGGFGGTFGGLGGLGGLGGLGGSRGLRGLGGYGSLGVYGGFGSCGSGSWGLAHRYLNGNCGPC, from the coding sequence ATGTCCTGCTCCAGCATGTGCCCGTCTCCCTGCGGggtggccgccccggccccgctggccgactcctgcaacgagccctgcgtgCGGCAGTGCCCCGACTCCACCGTGGTGATCCAGCCCCCGCCTTCGGTGCTCACCTTGCCcgggcccatcctcagctccttcccgcagtaCAGCATCGTCAGCTCCGTGGGCGCCCCCGGCGTTGGAGGGGGCTTCGGCGGCACCTTTGGAGGCCTTGGAGGCCTTGGAGGCCTTGGGGGCCTTGGCGGCTCCAGGGGCCTTAGAGGCCTTGGGGGTTACGGCAGCCTTGGGGTCTACGGGGGCTTTGGGAGCTGCGGCTCTGGGAGCTGGGGCCTTGCCCACCGCTACCTCAACGGCAACTGTGGGCCCTGCTAA
- the LOC138062876 gene encoding claw keratin-like has product MSCSSMCPSPCGVAAPAPLADSCNEPCVRQCPDSTVVIQPPPSVLTLPGPILSSFPQYSIVSSVGAPGVGGGFGGTFGGLGGLGGLGGSRGLRGLGGYGSLGVYGGFGSCGSGSWGLAHRYLNGNCGPC; this is encoded by the coding sequence ATGTCCTGCTCCAGCATGTGCCCGTCTCCCTGCGGggtggccgccccggccccgctggccgactcctgcaacgagccctgcgtgCGGCAGTGCCCCGACTCCACCGTGGTGATCCAGCCCCCGCCTTCGGTGCTCACCTTGCCcgggcccatcctcagctccttcccgcagtaCAGCATCGTCAGCTCCGTGGGCGCCCCCGGCGTTGGAGGGGGCTTCGGCGGCACCTTTGGAGGCCTTGGAGGCCTTGGAGGCCTTGGCGGCTCCAGGGGCCTTAGAGGCCTTGGGGGTTACGGCAGCCTTGGGGTCTACGGGGGCTTTGGGAGCTGCGGCTCTGGGAGCTGGGGCCTTGCCCACCGCTACCTCAACGGCAACTGTGGGCCCTGCTAA
- the LOC138062885 gene encoding claw keratin-like — translation MSCSSMCPSPCGVAAPAPLADSCNEPCVRQCPDSTVVIQPPPSVLTLPGPILSSFPQYSIVSSVGAPGVGGGYGGTFGGLGGLGGLGGLGGSRGLRGLGGYGSLGVYGGFGSCGSGSWGLAHRYLNGNCGPC, via the coding sequence ATGTCCTGCTCCAGCATGTGCCCGTCTCCCTGCGGggtggccgccccggccccgctggccgactcctgcaacgagccctgcgtgCGGCAGTGCCCCGACTCCACCGTGGTGATCCAGCCCCCGCCTTCGGTGCTCACCTTGCCcgggcccatcctcagctccttcccgcagtaCAGCATCGTCAGCTCCGTGGGCGCCCCCGGCGTTGGAGGGGGCTACGGCGGCACCTTTGGAGGCCTTGGAGGCCTTGGAGGCCTTGGGGGCCTTGGCGGCTCCAGGGGCCTTAGAGGCCTTGGGGGTTACGGCAGCCTTGGGGTCTACGGGGGCTTTGGGAGCTGCGGCTCTGGGAGCTGGGGCCTTGCCCACCGCTACCTCAACGGCAACTGTGGGCCCTGCTAA
- the LOC138062878 gene encoding claw keratin-like, giving the protein MSCSSMCPSPCGVAAPAPLADSCNEPCVRQCPDSTVVIQPPPSVLTLPGPILSSFPQYSIVSSVGAPGVGGGFGGTFGGLGGLGGLGGSRGLRGLGGYGSLGVYGGFGSCGSGSWGLAHRYLNGNCGPC; this is encoded by the coding sequence ATGTCCTGCTCCAGCATGTGCCCGTCTCCCTGCGGggtggccgccccggccccgctggccgactcctgcaacgagccctgcgtgCGGCAGTGCCCCGACTCCACCGTGGTGATCCAGCCCCCGCCTTCGGTGCTCACCTTGCCcgggcccatcctcagctccttcccgcagtaCAGCATCGTCAGCTCCGTGGGCGCCCCCGGCGTTGGAGGGGGCTTCGGCGGCACCTTTGGAGGCCTTGGAGGCCTTGGGGGCCTTGGCGGCTCCAGGGGCCTTAGAGGCCTTGGGGGTTACGGCAGCCTTGGGGTCTACGGGGGCTTTGGGAGCTGCGGCTCTGGGAGCTGGGGCCTTGCCCACCGCTACCTCAACGGCAACTGTGGGCCCTGCTAA
- the LOC138062886 gene encoding claw keratin-like yields MSCSSMCPSPCGVAAPAPLADSCNEPCVRQCPDSTVVIQPPPSVLTLPGPILSSFPQYSIVSSVGAPGVGGGYGGTFGGLGGLGGLGGLGGSRGLRGLGGYGSLGVYGGFGSCGSGSWGLAHRYLNGNCGPC; encoded by the coding sequence ATGTCCTGCTCCAGCATGTGCCCGTCTCCCTGCGGggtggccgccccggccccgctggccgactcctgcaacgagccctgcgtgCGGCAGTGCCCCGACTCCACCGTGGTGATCCAGCCCCCGCCTTCGGTGCTCACCTTGCCcgggcccatcctcagctccttcccgcagtaCAGCATCGTCAGCTCCGTGGGCGCCCCCGGCGTTGGAGGGGGCTACGGCGGCACCTTTGGAGGCCTTGGAGGCCTTGGAGGCCTTGGAGGCCTTGGCGGCTCCAGGGGCCTTAGAGGCCTTGGGGGTTACGGCAGCCTTGGGGTCTACGGGGGCTTTGGGAGCTGCGGCTCTGGGAGCTGGGGCCTTGCCCACCGCTACCTCAACGGCAACTGTGGGCCCTGCTAA
- the LOC138062884 gene encoding claw keratin-like, which yields MSCSSMCPSPCGVAAPAPLAGSCNEPCVRQCPDSTVVIQPPPSVLTLPGPILSSFPQYSIVSSVGAPGVGGGFGGTFGGLGGLGGLGGSRGLRGLGGYGSLGVYGGFGSCGSGSWGLAHRYLNGNCGPC from the coding sequence ATGTCCTGCTCCAGCATGTGCCCGTCTCCCTGCGGggtggccgccccggccccgctggccggctcctgcaacgagccctgcgtgCGGCAGTGCCCCGACTCCACCGTGGTGATCCAGCCCCCGCCTTCGGTGCTCACCTTGCCcgggcccatcctcagctccttcccgcagtaCAGCATCGTCAGCTCCGTGGGCGCCCCCGGCGTTGGAGGGGGCTTCGGCGGCACCTTTGGAGGCCTTGGAGGCCTTGGAGGCCTTGGCGGCTCCAGGGGCCTTAGAGGCCTTGGGGGTTACGGCAGCCTTGGGGTCTACGGGGGCTTTGGGAGCTGCGGCTCTGGGAGCTGGGGCCTTGCCCACCGCTACCTCAACGGCAACTGTGGGCCCTGCTAA